Genomic window (Drosophila willistoni isolate 14030-0811.24 chromosome 2L unlocalized genomic scaffold, UCI_dwil_1.1 Seg196, whole genome shotgun sequence):
TCTTCAGATTTCTATCGCCTTACTTGAAATATTTCTAATTAAATGCTTAACTTTAATTTTCTATAGAGAGTTACGTTGTCTGAGGAATACAATTCATGCCAATTTGTTCTTCACCTATATAATGTCAGCTTTATTTTGGATTCTACTGTTATCTGTGCAGGtaataaatgcaaaatatatCCACACCATCAATGCTTTCAACTGTTTGCTTTCAACTTGATCTCTTTGCAGATTTCCATACGCAGTGGTTTGGCTAGTTGCATAGGTTTGGTGACCTTATTTCATTTCTTTACTTTGACTAATTTCTTTTGGATGCTTGTCGAGggtttatatctatatatgctGGTGGTCAAGACTTTCTCTGGTGACAATATACGCTTTAACATTTATGCCTCCATTGGCTGGGGTAAGTGATAAAGGTTAAGGccagaaaaaaaaggtaagCCTCTAGCAATTAACATTGTCTGCGTCGTCTCTCGCTCACCAGGTGGTCCAGCCTTGTTTGTCATCACGTGGGCGGTTGCCAAAAGTCTGACAGTCTCTTTGCACACAGAAAAGGTGAgtctttatatatttaaaatctcTCTGTCTGTCACTTTGCATCTTGTCATACTAGTATGACATCAATTGCCCCTGGATGGAGGAGACCAATGTGGATTGGATATTCCAGGGTCCTGTCTGTTTGGTACTCATCATCAATTTAACCTTCCTGCTGCGCATCATGTGGGTAAGTGGAAGGAGAAACAAAGCCAATTATATGCCACccatttcttttttcaattcctttttttgtttgccccCCTCCCCAGGTCCTCATCACCAAGTTACGTTCGGCCAATACCGTGGAAACTCGTCAATATCGCAAAGCTGCTAAAGCTTTGCTGGTTCTCATCCCACTCTTTGGTATCACCTACCTGGTGGTTTTGGCGGGGCCATCTGAATCTGGTCTGATGGGTCACATGTTCGCCGTACTACGTGCTGTATTACTGAGTACACAGGTAGGTGATGGATCCCCCCAATCCCCTCACCACCCATCTCAATCAtcttgtttgtttgttcttATGTTTTCTCTGTGTTCTGTTAGGGCTTTTCCGTTTCGCTTTTCTATTGTTTTCTCAACTCGGAAGTGCGAAATGCTTTAAGACATCACATCTCAACATGGCGGGACACGCGAAACATTCAGCTCAATCAGAATCGACGGTAGGTAGAAtatactatataaatatatacacacactctctcacaTTATTCGGAAGAATGCCTTAAATCCTTAATAACTTTTGACATGTTTTGTTTAGCTACACAACCAAAAGTTTCTCTAAGGGTGGTGGCTCTCCGCGAGCTGAAAGCATGCGGTATGTTGTGGCAACTTTGGAAACTAGTTAAAGTACTTTCTTAATACGTTCGGATAGAACTAGTTCGTggcaaaaattatgaaaagttGCCAACTATTAAGAAACATGTATTCTTAAAGCGAACTAAGTCTATCGAGCTGTCTGTAAAACTATATCAATTCATCATTTAAGCatttgtttcgttttatttcttattttgatTGTGATCATAGAACTAGTTCCACTTTATTTCCCTAtaatttgtaatatttatACTCAAAAGCATGAATGCATTTAATGTTGATGAGTATAGGAAATAGTTCCATTTCAAATATAGTTGCATTGAATTAATTTACTTAAGTTAGTCATACATTTTCCTATAATTCCAACTAACCATATAATTAGCATGACTAAATTtactttgtttgttgttactttttgaaagtttaaacattttgaactagttctttttagtttttttttcactaaAACCTGTTATGCGGAATTAGAACTTATTCTTTTCAGTTTTCTCTTACGTAGATAAGCCTAACTAATTAACTATCATATTTTTTCGTTTAATTCGGAATGCTTCTTAAACTTTTTCCAGGGTTTAGTTTAAGGAACtagttcatttttgtttttatatttaaaagtcACTTTTTTAGTTGTATGCTAAGGAATCCATGataattaaaaagtataaacaatttatcATTATACATAATTTTTGAAGCTTGATAAGTAATTTTAAGAGCTCAATTCGAACTAGTTCAATGACCATAGTGGTGCAATTGAACTAGTTCACTCATCAAATCTCATTACCAGCCCACTGACCAGCTACTATGGCCGCGGAAAGCGCGAATCCTGCGTCAGTTcagccaccaccaccaccctAGTGGGTCAACATGCGTCCCTAGCTGTACATCGTGGTTCCAATAATGCTTTACATATGCTACCCACATCGGGCTGTAATAATACCACATCGGGTAGTACTCTAAGTGTAATGCCCAGAGCCATTAGCCCACTTATGAAGGTAAATTGGcaagtaaaatttaatttcttcttAATAATACTTTTTCCGTTCTccccaaaacaacaaattaacaGCAAGGACTCGAGGAGAATTCTGTTTAAGGAGTGAAATCTCAGCTTTTATGCTGTTCCTTTTTACTAGGCAAGATTTTTAGCAAATTTGGCAAAACAATGAATCTAAAGAGACTGaactttaaatttgtaatttttgttttaacctttttgttttcatttccaaCTGGAAACGAGTTTACGGAGTAGTTAACTATTAATGAAAGGCCCGACCCCCCCAATAAATGATTCAATGTTTGAAAACTGTTTGATGTTGTAAAGCGACTGTCCCGTATTATTACCGCCCCACCACCCCCCTTTGACCTCTTtcaaatacatatgtgtatataagtataattGTATGAACAAAAACTATAGCTGTTAAATGTAATTTATTGTGCAAAACGAATTCTATAGACAAAAACACAACTCATACAGAAAATATAACTACAATAAATGGTCTATTTTACTTGAGTGTATGGAGAGAGCGTTTCATTTCATTGGTAGACTTTGGTTGGGGAAATCGGATGGAGATTCGCGTATATgtaatgaaaatattaaatattaaatttgttcTTGTGGAAGGCTTGTTCTCTTTATCCATCGATTCATATGCACATCTTAAGGCGAAAAATTTATTGGgataatttcttttggaacaACTTCCAATCACTATAAATATAAACTAGGCAAGTCACAAACTGTAGTTATATACGTCATATCCTAGGATATTGTACTTCCATGTATAGCATATATAGTGGTGGCCACGAATTTATGACTTTTTCGGCTTTCGGattttagttttcattttctcGATTTCCAATTcatttaatgaaaaaaatgTTCAGTAATTTGTTGGGTTTTTGTATTCAGATGACGAACCGTAAATATGGTAATTATAGTTATataaacaaagaagaaaaacaaaagttataTACCATATACTTATGTAGGTACTTAAAAGACATGATATGGATACCATTCTGACTTATatcttttagtttttaaagttACAGATTTTAATAATGTTATCTTAATAGCAATGGCATATAAACTTCATTATATTGTAATAAGTCTGAACGGGTGTGATCCAGAAATGTTATACAAAAccataaaacaaataatttgttATACTTTGTAATGCCTAACAATatctttgttttaatttaattaccttcataaatattaataaacgTCTTTTAAAAAGATTATACTTATTGGGCTATCAAGGAACACACTGGATTAGCCTCAACAGTGAATTTCACTTCAGCTCcatcaatttaaaatttttcagaTAAAAGGTTGATCCAGTCTAAGCAGGATgacattaaattaaatgaatatttGTGTGAATAAATGTggctttaaaatattaaagaaatcaTTTGAATCTATTAGGATCGATAAGCAAAATGAATACTAAAAGTGTTTTCTTCATTCTTCAAACCAAATTGTTTTCTAAgttcgaaaaatttaaaaagtctctttaaacaaattcttTAGAAAATATGGATAAATTTAAACCATTTTTTCAATTACACTAAATGCAACATTAATTTCGTAATTCTTTATTAAACTTTATTACTCATAAAAAGCATTCCAACACTGGACTCATTGAAACATTTGACTCTTTGCAGCACTTTAATTGTTTGTGAGCCTCTTCCATTCCTACATAATTTGTAACTTCAAAAAGTTATTTGATGGTCTTTAATATGGGAAACCCCCTGACAAATTCCGTTAGTTTCCATGAATGAAACATCAAAGTTAAAATTTGTTGCCGTggaaataatttcaattttgtttttttttcataattgGAATAGTAAAAGATTAAACAAACTGAAATGAAGGAAAGTTTTCCATATGTTTAATTGGATGAGAGGAGTTTTTGACCTTAATTAACCATATTTTCGCAGTGTTCcctttaaaattaatattaatttttttttggctgaaAAATGTGTTCATTGACCCTGGCTAATTGTTGGTTAATTGGTAACGGCAACGTTAGGTAAACAATGTGGTGAAACCTAAAACAAGTTAAATGAGTTAATTGAcccaaaaaaataatgaaaataacttgaagggtataaaaaaaagcagTCGATAGATATACATACTGTAAAGGACTTTTAGGCCCAATCAAAATGCATAAAACTTTGCCGACAActaccaaaaaaaatgtaagaaagAAACTCATAAATATTCCATGCATAAGTCAAAAGAGAATAAGGGGACACCAAGAGGGTTTTTTGAGGAGTATTTTAGTAAGAATATTGTATAAATATGCCAGTAGTTTTCTCCattccattttgttgtttgttttgttgacttgcataaatgaaatatgcagagaattgttgtagcatttctttttcgttttctgtttttgtttttggttttctttatTCTTGTTGTACATTTCATATGCAGAATTGAAATGTTTAAAGTCAACaaacattttctttatatGTAGAATAAATAGCtcaaaagagaaaatgaaatcaaGTCGACTTGCCGGCGAAATTGAAATgggggaagaaaaaaaactgttgGTAAAGAGCCAAACGGAAATTGCCATGCAAATGTAACAAGCGCACGCATTTCCGTTtcgttgcacacacacacacacacacacttcctGAGTGAGAACCTCCATTCTGACACTTTACACTTTAGCACCACACTCCACCGCATCCCCAAGGAGCATATCAAGTGCACTCATCATCTGCGTCCTTAGTATAGTCTCATCAACGCCTTGAAAGTGCCAAAAGTTGCACCTGAAAGGGATGCGTCAGCTGCCTGGCAAAGATAACACTCGAAATGTTGGAATGTGGGGGCAGGGGCGATGGTGTGGAGTGTTATGTAAGTAGTAAACGAGTTACCACAAAAATGCCAACGCAAttgtaacattttaattaaccAAATTGTGCGCCAAAATGGCAACTTCAGCGCAAGTAAAAGAAATGGAACTCAATTAAAAGTCGCTTAGGCATTTCTCTCCTTCTCACTCACTTGCCACACAGCCTCCTTAACTTGGCCAAGTTCAGGAAAAAGGTCTGA
Coding sequences:
- the LOC6640040 gene encoding diuretic hormone receptor; its protein translation is MTNHKPQAAVGDPLNTSSIDIDSLWSSSSSSASSSPSSSFSNLDEINQSVEFQCLMQEHLEATTYGNLSDHCLTQFDSILCWPRTARGTLAVLQCMDELQGIHYDSSKNATRFCHANGTWEKYTNYDACMHLPAPETVPEFEVIVELPTIIYYIGYTISLVSLTLALIVFAYFKELRCLRNTIHANLFFTYIMSALFWILLLSVQISIRSGLASCIGLVTLFHFFTLTNFFWMLVEGLYLYMLVVKTFSGDNIRFNIYASIGWGGPALFVITWAVAKSLTVSLHTEKYDINCPWMEETNVDWIFQGPVCLVLIINLTFLLRIMWVLITKLRSANTVETRQYRKAAKALLVLIPLFGITYLVVLAGPSESGLMGHMFAVLRAVLLSTQGFSVSLFYCFLNSEVRNALRHHISTWRDTRNIQLNQNRRYTTKSFSKGGGSPRAESMRPLTSYYGRGKRESCVSSATTTTLVGQHASLAVHRGSNNALHMLPTSGCNNTTSGSTLSVMPRAISPLMKQGLEENSV